One part of the Deltaproteobacteria bacterium genome encodes these proteins:
- a CDS encoding P-II family nitrogen regulator (indirectly regulates nitrogen metabolism; at high nitrogen levels P-II prevents the phosphorylation of NR-I, the transcriptional activator of the glutamine synthetase gene (glnA); at low nitrogen levels P-II is uridylylated to form PII-UMP and interacts with an adenylyltransferase (GlnE) that activates GlnA), with translation MKYIIAIIKPGKLDEVREALTSLGV, from the coding sequence ATGAAATACATCATCGCAATTATCAAACCTGGAAAACTGGACGAAGTCCGGGAGGCCCTCACTTCGCTGGGGGTCA
- a CDS encoding DUF1566 domain-containing protein, which yields MSMSNRRIITRSILAVFLCLTVLSAVAVGADERFTDNGDGTVTDTRTGLMWAQTDNMGHINWHDAKLYCENIILSGDCRVPEYESWRFRLIY from the coding sequence ATGAGCATGTCAAACAGGCGGATCATAACAAGATCGATCCTGGCGGTGTTCCTGTGCCTGACGGTCCTTTCCGCAGTGGCGGTCGGGGCGGATGAGCGGTTCACGGATAACGGGGACGGCACAGTGACCGACACAAGAACAGGCCTGATGTGGGCCCAGACGGACAACATGGGCCACATCAACTGGCATGATGCCAAACTCTACTGTGAGAACATCATCCTGAGCGGAGATTGCCGTGTGCCGGAGTATGAATCTTGGCGTTTCAGACTAATATACTAA
- a CDS encoding tetratricopeptide repeat protein, whose amino-acid sequence MRKLKPAIFCALFFLAFTTVVSAGPPPAEFDKADSYQTAGEYEEAIQYYKIALTKTTDVDWMGIIFKRLSNCHRQLKQYDEAIKTAQMGFQMGLKSTSYPKLLPAGNLYQLAQAYRGKGQPDKAINAFKKCIEFTQAAGCYAGVAGILDDRKDYEQAIATWEKAAANDSGMLFYLARSYYYSGRYDDALDTLSKSIKFLTIVTNGCKFKIDDRYPVIKEVREGSSAQKEGLQAGDKIVKIGSKSTKKRGWNEISDLLKGKEGTQVTLKIVRKGVKKPFIVTLTQEKIIQQTAAGSFALRSLIQRHKGNADEAFKAADQAYSLNPNDTFAQLALGSSDLDHGRNDEALKLLSQVKENTDARIFEATIYAKKNDFSKAIEILSAIPEESLSPKDVPLWSDRTALLKALRPFSAPKIENAARLKGQGRSKEALKELGDALKIADEAKSEEILSKMYGIIKMDPTLSELPEKARKYALRGDAATEEGNFEAAVQEYRHAVRVAPYIGKLYFNTAMIYGKLKEYAKAIHYIKLYLQLAPEAPNARAAKDQIYKWEFMMERKK is encoded by the coding sequence ATGAGAAAATTAAAACCGGCTATTTTTTGTGCATTGTTTTTTTTGGCATTTACGACAGTTGTGAGTGCAGGTCCACCACCCGCTGAATTCGATAAGGCAGATTCATATCAGACCGCTGGAGAATATGAAGAAGCAATTCAATACTATAAAATAGCCCTCACAAAAACCACTGACGTCGACTGGATGGGCATTATTTTCAAAAGATTGTCGAATTGTCACCGCCAGCTTAAACAATACGACGAGGCAATAAAAACTGCACAAATGGGGTTTCAGATGGGTCTGAAGTCCACTTCGTATCCTAAATTACTCCCAGCCGGAAATTTATATCAACTCGCACAGGCATATCGGGGTAAAGGGCAACCTGATAAAGCGATTAATGCCTTTAAAAAATGTATTGAATTTACCCAAGCTGCGGGTTGTTATGCCGGCGTGGCGGGTATTTTAGATGACAGGAAAGACTACGAACAGGCCATAGCCACCTGGGAAAAAGCCGCAGCAAATGATTCTGGTATGTTGTTTTATCTTGCCCGTTCCTACTACTATTCGGGAAGATATGATGATGCCCTTGATACACTGAGCAAAAGCATAAAATTTTTAACCATTGTAACTAACGGCTGTAAATTTAAAATTGATGATAGATATCCTGTAATTAAGGAGGTGCGCGAGGGAAGCTCCGCGCAAAAAGAGGGTCTCCAGGCTGGTGATAAAATTGTAAAGATCGGCAGTAAATCTACAAAAAAACGGGGCTGGAATGAAATATCAGATTTGCTTAAGGGGAAGGAGGGAACACAGGTTACATTGAAGATTGTACGGAAAGGTGTGAAAAAACCTTTTATCGTAACACTCACCCAGGAAAAAATAATCCAGCAAACAGCAGCGGGATCTTTTGCACTCCGAAGCCTCATCCAGCGGCATAAGGGAAATGCAGATGAAGCCTTTAAAGCCGCTGATCAGGCCTACTCTCTTAATCCCAATGATACGTTCGCTCAGCTCGCTCTTGGCTCATCCGACCTTGATCACGGCCGAAATGACGAAGCCCTCAAGCTGCTCTCGCAGGTAAAAGAGAACACTGATGCCCGTATCTTCGAAGCCACTATTTATGCGAAAAAGAATGATTTCAGTAAGGCGATTGAGATTTTATCAGCCATTCCCGAAGAGAGCCTATCTCCGAAAGATGTGCCTCTCTGGAGCGACAGGACAGCCCTGTTAAAGGCATTAAGACCCTTTAGTGCTCCAAAAATAGAAAATGCCGCCCGGCTGAAAGGGCAGGGGCGGTCCAAAGAAGCTCTCAAGGAACTTGGCGATGCGCTTAAGATTGCAGACGAAGCTAAATCGGAGGAAATACTTTCGAAGATGTATGGGATAATAAAAATGGATCCTACACTTTCAGAGCTTCCCGAAAAGGCGCGAAAATACGCCCTGAGAGGCGATGCGGCTACGGAGGAAGGGAATTTTGAGGCTGCGGTCCAAGAGTACCGTCACGCTGTGAGAGTGGCTCCTTACATCGGCAAGCTTTATTTCAATACTGCCATGATCTACGGGAAACTTAAGGAGTATGCTAAGGCGATTCATTACATAAAACTCTATCTCCAGTTAGCGCCTGAAGCGCCCAATGCCAGGGCGGCAAAGGACCAGATTTATAAATGGGAGTTCATGATGGAGAGGAAAAAATAA
- a CDS encoding 4Fe-4S dicluster domain-containing protein — MSLFTVDEALCQREGFCVAECPAGIIEIRSEEAFPTPVNGAEVRCINCGHCVSVCPYSAISLARMPIAECPPVEKDLAVGQEQVEQLLRSRRSIRAYIDKPVDREVLRKVIDIARYAPTGSNSQQVQWLVVSGRDEVVKLVDLAIDWMRHMVGEKEPMAERYQMAGMVRAWEAGIDFICRGAPALVVTHGPKAYPIMPIDSAIALTFFDLAAPSFGLGTCWAGFVMWAADCWPPLAAALGLPEGNKPVGAMMVGYPKHTFHRLPARKEATVIWKE, encoded by the coding sequence ATGAGCTTGTTCACCGTGGATGAAGCGCTCTGTCAAAGAGAAGGTTTTTGCGTGGCGGAATGTCCCGCCGGAATCATCGAGATCAGATCCGAAGAAGCTTTTCCCACTCCTGTAAACGGTGCGGAAGTCAGATGCATCAATTGCGGACACTGCGTCTCGGTGTGTCCCTACTCGGCTATCTCTCTCGCAAGGATGCCGATCGCGGAGTGTCCGCCCGTTGAGAAGGATCTGGCGGTTGGCCAGGAGCAGGTCGAGCAGTTACTCAGGTCCAGGCGATCGATTCGTGCCTACATTGATAAGCCGGTTGACAGGGAAGTGCTGCGGAAGGTTATAGATATCGCCAGGTACGCTCCTACCGGCAGCAATAGCCAGCAGGTCCAGTGGCTCGTAGTTTCCGGAAGGGATGAAGTCGTTAAGCTTGTGGATCTGGCCATAGACTGGATGCGTCACATGGTCGGGGAAAAAGAGCCCATGGCAGAGCGTTACCAGATGGCGGGTATGGTAAGGGCCTGGGAAGCAGGCATCGATTTTATCTGCCGCGGCGCACCCGCCCTCGTGGTAACCCACGGACCGAAGGCCTATCCGATAATGCCTATCGACAGCGCTATTGCCTTGACTTTTTTCGATCTGGCGGCACCCTCCTTCGGACTGGGAACATGCTGGGCCGGGTTCGTCATGTGGGCGGCTGATTGCTGGCCCCCCCTCGCCGCTGCCCTCGGTCTTCCTGAAGGCAACAAGCCGGTGGGAGCGATGATGGTCGGATATCCGAAACACACCTTTCACCGGCTGCCCGCCCGTAAGGAGGCCACGGTTATCTGGAAGGAGTAG
- a CDS encoding YaiI/YqxD family protein translates to MIYIDADACPLKGETYKVADRYSVDVCVVANSWMRTPLNERVTLQVVPGNFDAADDWIADRVGPGDIVVTADIPLAARCIQSGARVLGTRGEEFTEAGIGDALAMRALKDYLRQTGEFTGGPAPMDKKSRSRFLSRLDEIINANFPS, encoded by the coding sequence ATGATCTACATCGACGCTGATGCCTGTCCCCTCAAGGGAGAGACGTACAAAGTAGCCGATCGTTACTCTGTGGATGTCTGTGTGGTTGCCAACAGCTGGATGAGAACACCCCTTAACGAACGGGTGACGCTCCAGGTAGTCCCTGGTAATTTTGACGCGGCTGATGACTGGATTGCGGACCGTGTCGGACCCGGGGACATTGTTGTCACCGCCGACATCCCGTTGGCGGCGCGCTGTATCCAATCCGGCGCCAGGGTCCTTGGCACCAGGGGGGAAGAGTTCACAGAAGCGGGAATCGGCGACGCTCTGGCCATGCGAGCCTTAAAGGATTACCTGCGCCAGACAGGCGAGTTCACGGGCGGACCGGCTCCCATGGATAAAAAAAGCCGCTCCCGGTTCCTGTCCAGGCTCGATGAGATTATCAACGCCAATTTCCCATCCTGA
- a CDS encoding AAA domain-containing protein, which translates to MKVLYTDKSRCKKCYACVRSCPVNALKVQEDGISISRARCIHCGDCLDACSQGAIRMTETIHRMETSLNGLNPTVMLLDRNWPITFPGISPRDLESILLSHGFTEVQSSMLAIEYVFQAYENIFKKKQHPFIGSLCPISSTHVEKHTPSLIPFMVPVALPGVATARYLRNKTESSINIVLATSCLGTKALMEKTGFKEDIDVVVTFKELKDWLIDKGHDLKTEGSFDYRSHLLAGGQYWLTRDFLARLVPGGESKRSRILAVSGANKTLAFLKEVHDGSFRHGLAMVKYCTIENDSHSAGTDLTLFQRQDLQARVIEDAVDVPLPLPEGEHLDLSRPYIDRSTELTEPTPENIQQVLDTLGMHTPSEELNCGACGFPTCREKAKAVVHGLTKLEMCFPYLIRKLSNNNEELTRKYEIVRKQLKNATSSFDMIGISNQIQQVRQVIERVAPTPTTVLIRGESGTGKELVARAIQRASDKSDRPLIAINCTAIAAGVLDSELFGHVKGAFTGAITDKKGLFEEADGGTLFLDEIGDISMELQAKLLRAVDTGEIRRVGENRTRKVDIRLIAATNRNLEKAIEDHRFREDLFYRLTTITIRLPPLRDRKEDIPLLVEHLLQKACARVNKQVHGISDDAMEIMMAYRWPGNIRELENVIERAVVLAPPSGSLILIESEHLPMELEAPSEPDPMGETGQMLDYRSLRDRSVGSVEKKLLLHYLTTTGGNVTKACTMAGIPRRTFYRMMERQGIKARDVSNDLHRR; encoded by the coding sequence ATGAAGGTGCTCTACACCGACAAATCGCGCTGCAAGAAGTGCTACGCCTGTGTCCGTTCCTGTCCGGTCAATGCTCTCAAGGTTCAGGAGGACGGAATCTCCATCTCCAGGGCAAGGTGCATCCACTGCGGTGACTGCCTTGACGCCTGCAGCCAGGGTGCCATACGGATGACGGAAACCATACACCGGATGGAAACCAGCCTGAACGGGCTGAATCCTACCGTCATGTTGCTGGACAGGAATTGGCCCATCACCTTTCCCGGGATATCCCCCCGGGACCTCGAATCCATCCTCCTTTCTCATGGATTCACCGAGGTTCAATCCTCCATGCTTGCCATCGAGTATGTTTTTCAAGCTTACGAGAATATTTTCAAGAAAAAGCAACATCCGTTTATTGGATCGCTTTGCCCCATTTCAAGCACTCACGTCGAAAAACACACACCCAGCCTGATCCCCTTTATGGTGCCTGTCGCCCTCCCCGGTGTAGCCACGGCCCGCTACCTGAGAAACAAAACCGAATCGTCCATCAATATCGTATTGGCCACGTCATGCCTGGGGACTAAAGCCTTGATGGAAAAAACCGGCTTCAAGGAGGATATCGACGTAGTCGTTACCTTCAAGGAACTGAAGGACTGGCTCATTGACAAAGGCCATGATCTCAAAACCGAAGGCTCCTTTGACTATCGATCGCATCTCCTTGCCGGTGGTCAGTACTGGCTGACACGGGATTTCCTTGCGAGACTTGTCCCGGGCGGTGAATCCAAGCGGTCGCGGATCCTGGCTGTTTCCGGCGCAAACAAAACGTTGGCCTTTTTGAAAGAAGTACACGACGGCTCCTTCCGGCATGGCCTGGCCATGGTAAAATACTGCACTATCGAGAATGATTCCCACAGCGCAGGCACCGACCTTACGCTCTTCCAGAGACAGGACCTCCAGGCCAGAGTCATTGAAGATGCGGTCGATGTCCCTCTCCCTCTCCCGGAGGGAGAACACCTTGATCTATCGAGACCTTATATTGACCGATCAACTGAATTGACAGAACCTACACCGGAGAACATCCAGCAGGTCCTGGATACCCTTGGTATGCATACCCCGTCGGAGGAATTGAACTGCGGCGCCTGCGGTTTTCCCACCTGCCGGGAAAAGGCAAAGGCCGTGGTTCACGGACTGACCAAGCTGGAGATGTGCTTTCCCTATCTTATCCGAAAGCTGTCTAACAACAACGAAGAGCTTACCCGGAAATACGAGATTGTCCGGAAGCAGCTCAAAAATGCCACATCATCTTTCGACATGATCGGAATATCAAACCAGATACAGCAGGTCCGGCAGGTAATCGAAAGGGTGGCCCCCACACCTACAACGGTTCTGATCCGGGGTGAGAGCGGCACGGGCAAAGAACTGGTGGCCCGGGCCATTCAGCGGGCCAGCGACAAATCGGACCGCCCCCTCATCGCCATCAACTGCACCGCAATCGCCGCCGGAGTCCTGGACAGTGAACTTTTCGGACATGTTAAGGGTGCCTTCACCGGCGCCATTACGGACAAGAAGGGATTATTCGAAGAAGCGGACGGCGGAACCCTTTTCTTAGATGAGATCGGGGACATTTCCATGGAGCTTCAGGCCAAGCTTCTGCGGGCCGTCGACACGGGGGAGATTCGGCGTGTTGGTGAAAACAGGACCAGAAAAGTCGATATCCGTCTCATCGCCGCCACTAACAGGAACCTGGAAAAAGCCATTGAAGACCACAGGTTCCGGGAGGACCTCTTCTACAGGCTGACCACCATCACCATCCGTCTGCCTCCGCTCAGGGACCGGAAGGAAGACATCCCCCTTCTGGTGGAGCACCTTCTGCAAAAGGCGTGTGCCAGGGTCAACAAACAGGTTCACGGCATTTCAGACGACGCCATGGAGATCATGATGGCTTACCGCTGGCCCGGCAATATCCGGGAACTGGAGAACGTCATCGAGAGGGCCGTTGTTCTGGCGCCTCCCTCCGGCTCGCTGATCCTTATCGAGTCGGAACACCTGCCCATGGAGCTGGAAGCCCCTTCGGAACCCGATCCCATGGGCGAGACCGGGCAAATGCTCGACTATCGATCCCTGCGAGATCGGTCCGTCGGCAGCGTGGAGAAAAAACTCCTGCTCCACTACCTGACAACGACCGGGGGCAACGTCACTAAAGCCTGCACAATGGCCGGAATTCCGCGACGGACCTTCTACCGCATGATGGAGAGGCAGGGGATCAAGGCGAGGGATGTGTCCAATGATCTACATCGACGCTGA